The Malus domestica chromosome 10, GDT2T_hap1 genome contains a region encoding:
- the LOC114827634 gene encoding actin-depolymerizing factor 5-like: protein MAMAFKMATTGMWVTDECKNSFMEMKWKKVHRYIVFKIDEGSRLVTVDKVGGPAENYDDLAASLPKDDCRYAVFDFDFVTVDNCRKSKLFFIAWSPSESRIRAKILYATSKAGLRRVLDGISYELQATDPTEMGMDVIKDRAK, encoded by the exons ATGGCAATGGCTTTCAAGATG GCTACAACTGGGATGTGGGTGACTGATGAATGCAAGAACTCATTCATGGAGATGAAATGGAAGAAAGTTCACAGGTACATAGTTTTCAAAATTGATGAGGGATCGAGGCTGGTGACCGTTGACAAAGTTGGTGGGCCAGCGGAAAACTACGATGATCTGGCGGCCTCCTTGCCCAAAGATGATTGCAGATATGCAgtctttgattttgattttgtcaCTGTTGATAACTGCAGGAAGAGCAAACTCTTCTTCATTGCTTG GTCACCAAGTGAATCAAGGATTAGGGCAAAAATACTATATGCAACCTCCAAAGCTGGGCTGAGGAGAGTTTTAGATGGCATCAGCTATGAACTTCAGGCGACCGATCCGACCGAGATGGGGATGGATGTGATCAAGGACAGGGCTAAATAA
- the LOC103426996 gene encoding subtilisin-like protease SBT1.6 — MASNPLLPLLFLLTLFKFSAQIAPQAADQTLKTFIFRVDRHSKPSIFPTHYHWYASEFADPPQILHVYDTVFHGFSASLTPDQVSAISDHPSVLAVIQDRRRSLHTTRSPQFLGLRNQRGLWSESDYGSDVIVGVFDTGVWPERRSFTDKNLGAIPRRWKGVCETGTKFAKSNCNRKLIGARFFIKGHEAAANAGGPISPINDTVEFRSPRDADGHGTHTASTAIGRHAFEASMSGYAAGIAKGVAPKARLAVYKVCWKDSGCFDSDILAAFDAAVNDGVDVISISIGGGDGVTPPYYLDPIAIGSYGAVSHGVFVSSSAGNDGPNGMSVTNLAPWLTTVGAGTIDRNFPAVVILGNGRRLSGVSLYSGLPLKGKMYPVVYPGKSGMLSASLCMENSLDPRQVRGKIVICDRGSSPRVAKGLVVKKAGGVGMILANGISNGEGLVGDAHILATCAVGADEGDAIKAYVASTKTPMATLDFQGTVIGIKPAPVVASFSGRGPNGLSPEILKPDLIAPGVNILAAWTDAVGPTGLDTDKRKTEFNILSGTSMAAPHVSGAAALLKSAHRDWSPAAIRSAMMTTASVTDNRNQTMTDEATGKPSTPYDLGAGHLNLGRAMDPGLIYDITNDDYVRFLCGVGYGPRVIQVITRVQPNCPVKKPAPENLNYPSIGAVFSRAGKSSKMFIRSVTNVGQPNAVYGSRIEAPKGVTVSVKPSRLVFSGAVKKRSFVVTVAVDRRNVVFGESGAAFGSLYWSDGKHVVRSPIVVTQMDPL; from the coding sequence ATGGCCTCCAATCCTCTCCTCCCCCTCCTCTTTCTCCTCACATTATTCAAATTCTCAGCCCAAATCGCGCCGCAGGCCGCCGATCAAACCCTTAAGACCTTCATTTTCCGCGTTGACCGCCACTCCAAGCCCTCGATTTTCCCCACCCACTACCACTGGTACGCCTCCGAATTCGCCGACCCGCCCCAGATCCTCCACGTCTACGACACCGTTTTCCACGGCTTCTCCGCCTCTCTCACTCCCGACCAGGTCTCCGCCATCTCCGACCACCCTTCGGTGCTTGCTGTGATCCAGGACCGCCGCCGGAGTCTCCACACTACTCGATCCCCACAATTTTTGGGGCTCAGGAACCAGAGGGGGCTGTGGTCGGAATCGGACTATGGCTCCGACGTCATTGTCGGAGTATTTGACACCGGCGTCTGGCCGGAGCGTCGCAGTTTCACGGATAAGAATCTTGGGGCGATTCCGAGGCGGTGGAAGGGGGTTTGCGAGACAGGAACTAAATTTGCGAAGAGTAACTGCAACAGGAAGCTGATCGGAGCTCGATTCTTCATCAAGGGCCACGAGGCGGCGGCCAATGCTGGAGGTCCGATATCACCGATCAACGATACGGTGGAGTTCCGGTCGCCGAGAGATGCGGACGGTCATGGTACCCACACCGCCTCCACGGCGATCGGCCGGCACGCTTTCGAGGCGAGCATGTCGGGTTACGCCGCCGGAATAGCGAAAGGAGTCGCTCCAAAAGCTCGATTGGCAGTTTATAAGGTATGCTGGAAGGATTCTGGTTGCTTCGACTCTGATATATTGGCCGCCTTTGACGCCGCCGTTAATGACGGCGTTGATGTCATTTCTATTTCAATCGGAGGCGGCGACGGTGTTACTCCTCCGTATTATCTCGATCCGATTGCGATTGGATCGTACGGAGCGGTTTCGCACGGAGTGTTCGTGTCTTCCTCGGCCGGCAACGACGGTCCAAACGGCATGTCGGTGACTAATCTCGCGCCTTGGCTTACTACGGTGGGCGCGGGAACCATCGATCGGAATTTCCCGGCGGTTGTGATTTTAGGCAACGGCCGGAGACTAAGCGGTGTGTCGCTGTATTCCGGATTACCTCTCAAAGGCAAGATGTACCCTGTCGTTTATCCTGGGAAATCAGGCATGCTCTCTGCTTCGCTGTGCATGGAGAACTCTCTGGACCCGCGCCAGGTCAGGGGCAAAATTGTAATATGTGACCGCGGGAGCAGTCCTCGAGTGGCCAAAGGCTTAGTCGTGAAGAAAGCCGGCGGTGTTGGAATGATCCTCGCTAACGGAATTTCTAACGGCGAGGGTCTCGTCGGCGACGCACATATCCTGGCCACTTGCGCCGTCGGGGCCGACGAGGGTGACGCAATAAAGGCCTACGTGGCCTCCACCAAGACCCCCATGGCGACGCTCGATTTCCAAGGGACTGTGATTGGAATCAAACCGGCTCCGGTTGTGGCTTCGTTCTCGGGTCGTGGGCCGAACGGGCTGAGCCCGGAGATTCTGAAGCCAGACCTGATCGCCCCTGGAGTCAACATCTTGGCCGCTTGGACCGACGCCGTGGGACCCACCGGTCTGGACACTGACAAGAGGAAAACCGAGTTTAACATTTTGTCCGGGACTTCCATGGCCGCTCCGCACGTGAGCGGAGCCGCGGCTTTACTGAAGTCGGCTCACCGGGATTGGAGCCCGGCCGCCATAAGATCCGCCATGATGACAACGGCGAGCGTGACTGATAACAGAAATCAGACCATGACCGATGAGGCAACCGGAAAGCCCTCCACGCCTTATGATTTGGGGGCGGGTCATTTGAATTTGGGCCGGGCTATGGATCCTGGGCTTATTTATGACATCACCAATGATGATTACGTTCGGTTTCTTTGTGGAGTTGGGTATGGGCCAAGAGTGATTCAGGTCATCACTCGGGTCCAACCCAACTGTCCGGTGAAGAAGCCTGCGCCGGAGAATCTCAATTACCCGTCCATAGGCGCGGTGTTTTCCAGGGCGGGAAAGTCGAGTAAGATGTTTATCCGGAGCGTGACGAATGTGGGGCAACCCAATGCGGTGTATGGGTCTAGGATTGAGGCCCCGAAAGGGGTGACAGTGTCAGTGAAGCCGTCGAGGCTGGTGTTTAGTGGGGCGGTAAAGAAGCGGAGCTTTGTAGTGACGGTCGCGGTGGACAGGAGGAATGTGGTGTTTGGTGAGTCAGGTGCGGCGTTCGGGTCGCTTTACTGGAGCGACGGGAAGCACGTGGTTCGGAGCCCCATTGTAGTGACACAAATGGATCCCTTGTAA